A region of the Chryseobacterium cucumeris genome:
CTTATCAGACAGTCTCAGCACTCTACTATAAAATTAGCTACAAGCTATACTTTTTCGATGATTAGCATTAAAATTCTCTTTACGCAGGAGATAATCTGCGTGATTTTAAATAAAGAGCAGTGCGGTTAAGATATGGGAAAAGGAAAATCAATAACAGTGAGGCGGCAAGAAGCCATACCATCATTTCATAATAATCCATCGCAAAACGGACATGATCCTGAACATTCATTCTGCCAATCAATAGCTTATTGGCAGCTTTAACAGCCTTATCTTCCGGCATTCCGCGAGCAATAAGCTTAGCAGTCTGCTGATGGAGAAAGCTTTTAACTTCCGGATCGACAGCACTTAAATGATCCTGAAAGGCATTATAATGACGGCTTTTCTCAAACAGTTCAAAAAAATTGATCAGGGCAATACTGATACAAAATCCAAGATACCGTATTGCTAATGCTGTTGCCGCAGCAGAAGGGCCAATGGCTGCAGGAACTGACGAAATAATAAAGATAATCGTCGGAACCATAATCAATCCCACACCCAATCCCTGAATAAATAACGGGATATAATAATTAAACTCATCAGCCTGAACATCAAAGGAATAATACATGACCGCATGAAAAATGAGCAGCATTAAAAAACCCGGTCCCCAGATATACCGTATATTTTTCTTCTGCAAAACCATACAGCAGGCAATAATGACTCCCATAACCAACCCTGTAAGATTGAAAATATTAATATAGGAAATATGAAATGGGTCCAGATGCAGCTCCGATGCAAAATAGGTATTGACAATTCCTGAAGCAAAACGGCATATATACATCACAAAAAGAATCAGCAGACCTACTTTAAAATTCCGGTATCTGAAAACACGCAGATCAATATAAGGCCTTTTAATAGCCTGCTGGCGAAATACTGATATTCCACCCAGGACAATAATTCCAATGACACTTCCCAAAATCCTGTTATCCTCCAGCCAATAATATTCCTGCCCGAAAATGGTTATATATCCTATGAGCACCAGCATCGTACTGAACAGTCCAAAACTCTGCCAGTCGAGTTTATAGAGATGAAATCTTGCATGGGTTCTGTAATTGCTCATCGCCAGGGTGAGGAAAATAAGTCCCGGAAGATAGGAGAAGATGGCTGTTTTATAGACAATATTAAAATTATACGAATCTATGAGGTCGGCGGTTATAAGGTTATTAAATGGCAAAGCACAAATTAAGATCCCGAAAAACACTGAAAAGCTGATCTCCCGGCCCCTTTCACTGCTCAGCCGGGTGAAAATAAGGGTTAGTGACAGGTTTACATTCCCGGCAAACAACATTCCCTGCATAAAACGCACCGGAAACAGGATATAAATTTCACGGGTAGAATAGCATAGCAGACAGGCCAGAATTTGCAGTGTGGTAAAAAGAAGAAAATATTCTTTTGCAGCCAGAAAACTGAAAAATCGTCTTTCCAGGCTATAAAAACCTACATACCCGGCATAAAATAATGCTACCGAAAACTGAATGTCTGCCGGCTCACTTCCGTAATATCCTGCTGCTGCATTTATATTGGCTAAAGGGAGAAAAAAGATAATAATTCCAGGAAGTGTCATTGAAAAAAGAATGATTTTCACCAACCATTCCGGAGCCCATTTTTTGAAATAGGGCATTTGTCTTTTAGCCATTGGAATGCTTTTTATTAGCATAAACATTTACATTCATTCCCACTTTCAGAACATCAATCTGGCTTCTTTGCCCATCCAGTCTTATTCTCACAGGAATACGCTGTACAATCTTGACATAATTCCCGGTAGAGTTATCCGGTGGAAGCAAAGAAAAACTTGAACCTGTTGCAGGAGAAAGGGAAATAATCGTTCCCTGGAATTCTTTGTCCGGATAAGAATCAGCAACAATTTTCACATGATCGCCGATATGCATATCCCTGATCTGGGTTTCTTTATAATTAGCCACTACCCATTTATCAGTTTCATTATTGACAATGAATGCCAGCGTTTCTCCGGCATCAATCATCTGCCCTACTTCTACGGTTCGTCGTCCCATTCTTCCATCATAAGCAGCAGTAACAGCGGTATAGCTTACGTCTAGTTTGTGACGGTCCAGCAATGCTTCCAGTCTTGCAATTTCTGCCAGAACAACGGCTTTTTCTGCCCTTATATCATTAATCTTGGATACAGAAGCTGCATAATTATCCTGCGAAGATTTATAATCACTTTCGTTGACATCCAGTGTTGCTTTCACATCTTCAAGTCGCTGTCTGGTAGCAGATTCTTCATCATACAGCTTTTTATACCTGTTATAATCAAGCTGCTGTTTCCAGACTTTTGCTTTATTGGCATCCACCTGGGCCATCGCTGCGGCAGCTTCCTTTTCTGTAGTTCCTGTAGTACTTTCCAATACTCTCAGCTGGGCACGGGCTTTCTGAAGGGCTGCCTGAGTCTGTTTTTCCTGAAGGACATATTCACGGTTATCAATAATTAAAAGAGTATCGCCCTTTTTTACTTCCTGATTTTCTTCAAATTTCACGGCAACAATAAATCCTCCGGCTCTTGAAATAATAGGATTTACATATTCCTGAACCTGTGCATCATTGGTCTGCTCATAGGCATAATAATTTTTTAGGGTAAACCCGCCCCACACTGCAA
Encoded here:
- a CDS encoding HlyD family secretion protein — encoded protein: MKKKYTPTDRMITKITGWISVVIVAALAVWGGFTLKNYYAYEQTNDAQVQEYVNPIISRAGGFIVAVKFEENQEVKKGDTLLIIDNREYVLQEKQTQAALQKARAQLRVLESTTGTTEKEAAAAMAQVDANKAKVWKQQLDYNRYKKLYDEESATRQRLEDVKATLDVNESDYKSSQDNYAASVSKINDIRAEKAVVLAEIARLEALLDRHKLDVSYTAVTAAYDGRMGRRTVEVGQMIDAGETLAFIVNNETDKWVVANYKETQIRDMHIGDHVKIVADSYPDKEFQGTIISLSPATGSSFSLLPPDNSTGNYVKIVQRIPVRIRLDGQRSQIDVLKVGMNVNVYANKKHSNG
- a CDS encoding beta-carotene 15,15'-monooxygenase, translating into MAKRQMPYFKKWAPEWLVKIILFSMTLPGIIIFFLPLANINAAAGYYGSEPADIQFSVALFYAGYVGFYSLERRFFSFLAAKEYFLLFTTLQILACLLCYSTREIYILFPVRFMQGMLFAGNVNLSLTLIFTRLSSERGREISFSVFFGILICALPFNNLITADLIDSYNFNIVYKTAIFSYLPGLIFLTLAMSNYRTHARFHLYKLDWQSFGLFSTMLVLIGYITIFGQEYYWLEDNRILGSVIGIIVLGGISVFRQQAIKRPYIDLRVFRYRNFKVGLLILFVMYICRFASGIVNTYFASELHLDPFHISYINIFNLTGLVMGVIIACCMVLQKKNIRYIWGPGFLMLLIFHAVMYYSFDVQADEFNYYIPLFIQGLGVGLIMVPTIIFIISSVPAAIGPSAAATALAIRYLGFCISIALINFFELFEKSRHYNAFQDHLSAVDPEVKSFLHQQTAKLIARGMPEDKAVKAANKLLIGRMNVQDHVRFAMDYYEMMVWLLAASLLLIFLFPYLNRTALYLKSRRLSPA